The genomic region CCTCCACCGGCGTCGCGATGGAGATCCGCCGCCCCCGGGGCGCCACCGGGCTGGTGGCGGTCGACGCCACCTCCGGCGCCGGCGGCCTGCGCGTCGACCCCGCCGAGTTCGACTGCTACTACTTCGCCCCGCAGAAGTGCTTCGCCGCCGACGGCGGCCTCTGGGTGGCGGCCTGCTCGCCCGCCGCGGTCGAGCGCATCGAGCGGCTGAAGGCCTCGGGCCGCTGGGTGCCCGCCTTCCTCGACCTCGGCATCGCCCTCGAGAACTCGCGCCTGGAGCAGACCTACAACACCCCGGCGCTCGCCACCCTCTTCCTCTTCGCCGAGCAGCTCGGCTGGATGCTGAAGAACGGCGGCCTGGAGTGGGCGGCCGGGCGCAGCGACCGCTCCGCGGAGATCCTCTACGGCTGGGCCGAGGGCTCCGAGTATGCGACCCCGTTCGTCGCCAACCCGGAGCAGCGCAGCCACGTGGTCGGCACCATCGACCTCGACCCCCGGATCGACGCGAAGCAGGTGTCGGCGGTGCTCCGCGCCAACGGCGTGGTCGACACCGACTCGTACCGCAAGCTGGGGCGCAACCAGCTGCGGATCGCGATGTTCCCGGCGATCGACCCCGACGACATCGCCGCGCTGACCGCCTGCATCGACCACGTCGCCGCCGCCCTGGGCTGACCGGTTCATCCCGGCCGCAAGCTTCCCACCACCCTCCCGTTCACATAGCGTTCCCCCGGGCCGGTGCCCGGGGTCAGGGAGGGAGACGCATGCGCACACTGTCCTTGGCCGCCCTCGGCGCGGCCGCAGTGCTGGGGAGCGGCGCGGTGGTGCACACCGCCGACGCCGCCAGGAGCCACACCAGCCACGCCAGCCACGGCTCGACTCACCACGCCGGGGCCACCACCGCCAGCTCGAACGGCGGCGCCGGCACCAGCGCGACCAGCCCGGGTCTCGCCGCGGGCAACGGCCTGCTCGGCTGCAGCACCGTGGACAACCTCCCGGTGGTCGGCCAGCTGCCCATCCCGAGCATCCCCGATCCGACCGCGACGGTCCTGCACCTGCTGCCGGATCCGGCCGGGCTGCTGAGCTCCGGGCTCAACTTCCCGATCGCCAACATGTCGCCGTCGAGCATCGTCGGGATCGTCGTCAGCTCCGCCTGCCCGTAGCGGGCGACGCAGCTCCGGCCGGCCGTCCTCGGGGGCGGCCGGCCCGGCTACGAGGTGGAGCCCCGCTCCGACATCCGCTGGTACTCGCGCACCTCCTCGCCGAGGTAGAGCTGGCGGGGGCGCGCGATCTTCTGCTCCTTGTCGAGCAGCATCTCCTCCCACTGGGCCAGCCAGCCGACGGTGCGGGGGATGGCGAAGAGGATGGGGAACATCTCGGTGGGCAGGTCCAGCGCCTGGTAGATGAGCCCGCTGTAGAAGTCGACGGTGGGATGGAGCCCGCGGCTGACGAAGTACTCGTCCTCGAGGGCGATCTTCTCGAGCTCGAGCGCGGTGTCGAGCAGGGGATGCCCCTCGGTCACCGAGAACACCTGGTCGGCCATCCGCCTCATCACCCGGGCGCGGGGGTCCTGCCTCTTGTAGACGACGTGCCCGAAGCCCTTGAGCTCCTCCTCGCCGGCCTTCACCCGCGCGATGAAGTCGGGGATGTTGGCGGTGGAGCCGATCCGCTCGAGCATGCGCAGCACCGCCTCGTCGGTGCCGCCGTGCTGCCCGTAGAGCGCGGCGATCGCCGCCGCCGCCGCCGAGTAGGGGTCGGGATGCGAGGAGCCCACCGAGCGCATCGCGTTGGTGGAGCAGTTCTGCTCGTGGTCGGCGTGGAGGATGAAGAGCACGTCGAGGGCGCGCTCGATCTCCGGGACCGGCTGGTACTTCTGCTCGACCATCTTGAACATCATGTTCAGGAAGTTGCCGGCGTAGCCGAGGTCGTTGTCGGGCCGCACGTAGTAGAAGCCCTTGGAGTGGCGGTAGGCGAGCGCCGCGAGCGTCGGCATCTTGGCGATCAGCCGGTAGATCGAGACCCGCCGCTGCTCGGGGTCGTGGATGCTCGTCGCCTCGGGGTAGAACGTGGCCAGCGCGCCCACCGTCGAGAGCAGCATCGCCATCGGGTGGGCGTCGTGGTGGAAGCCGTCCATGAAGCGCTTGATGTTCTCGTGCACCAGCGTGTGCATCGTGATCTCGTGGGTCCAGTCGCTGTACTGCGCGGAGGTGGGCAGCTCGCCGTGGAGGAGGAGGTAGGCGGTCTCGAGGAAGCTGCTCTTCTCGGCGAGCTCCTCGATGGGATAGCCGCGGTAGAGGAGGATTCCGCGCTGGCCGTCGACGTAGGTGATGCGGCTGATGCACGACGCCGTGTTGAGGAACGCGGGGTCGTACGAGACCACGCCGCTCAGATCCTCCTCCGAGACCCGGATCTGCTGCAGGTCGGTGGCCCGGATCGAGCCGTGGACGATCGGGATCTCGTAGGAGCGGCCGGTGCGGTTGTCCTTCACCGTCAGCGTGTCGGGCATGACCTGAGTCTGCCACTTCCCGGACCTCAGCCATCGTGGCCCCCCGGTGCGTGTTGTCCGTGGGGCGATCCTGCCCCACGGTCAGGAAGGGAGTGCGATGAACGACGACCTCGTGGGGTCCTGGCCCCCGCCGGAGGCCCCCGACGAGATCCCGACCCCGAGCCAGCGGCTCCGCCGCGGCGGAGCCATCGCCGGAGCGACGGTGGTCGCCGTGGCCACCGCCGGCATCCTCTGGCACACCTGGGGGCCGGACCGGTACGCCGGCGCCGGCTACTCGCCGACCCCGACCGTCGACCAGAGCGCCCAACCCTCGGCCCAGACCGCCGGACCCATGGTGGTCGCGCCGACGGCCTCATCCAGCTTCACACCGTTCCCCAGAAAGCCGGACCTGCCCGTCCCGGTGGCCTCGCCGCCGGGCGGGCAGGGCCGGTCCCTCCCCGCCACGGCGTCAGCGACGGTGGCGCCCACGGCCTGGCCGACGCCACAGCTGCCGCCACCGCCGAGCGGTGGTCCGACCCCGACGGCCACACCGCAGCCGACCCCGACCCCGACCCCGACGCCACGGCCGACGCCGACCCCCGCACCGACGGCGACGCCCACGCCGAAACCCACTCCGCCTCCGACGCCGCGGCCGACGCCGTGCCCCACCCCGGCTCCGCACTGCTGACCGCGTCCAGGGGTGGCGCGGAGGGTCCGCGCCACCCCGGAGAATCGGGTGCCTACACCGTCCAGGTGTTGAGCTGGAAGGCTCCCGCCCGCCAGGCGGTCAGCGCCGAGTCCAGCACGTCCAGCGGGCTGAACGGCTTGACGCCCTCGATGAGGTCGTCCTCGCGATAGCCGTAGAGGGCGCCCATGGCGAAGCGGCAGGCGTAGATCGTCGCCCCCTCCTTGAGGAGGGTCTTGATCTGGTTGTTGATGGCGAGGTGGCCGGGGAAGCCCTCGGCGCCGACCGCCGGCCAGCCGCGGGTTCCGGAGGCCATCAGGACGCCGGGGCCGTAGAGGACCACGGTGACGTCGAATCCCTTGCGCACCAGACGGGTCGCGGTGAGCAGGTTCACCAGGCCGACCGATCCCTCGTAGGGGACGGTGTGCATGAAGATGAACGCCTTCTCCCCGGGATTGGCCTTGATGTCCTCGAAGATCTTCTCCTCGACGTTGTACATGACCTCGCCTTCGGCGGGGCGGGAGACGTGCACGGTCTTGGCTGGCATTGAGCTCTACCTCCCTGTGGGAAAAACAGTTGCTGTCAGGATTGGCCGTGGGTGGACTACTGGATGCCAGGGATGTGCGGTCGCGGCGGCGGCTCCGACCAGTGGCGCCGGTGACTGCCGGGCATGGCCTCGATCGCCGACTGCCGCAGCCGCTGCGGCAGGCGGTGGTACATGGGGACGAACAGGTGGCGCCAGAGGCCGGGGACGAGGCCGCGCTCGGTGGCGGGCACGGACCGGCCCAGGTAGCGCTTCGCCATCTCCGCCTGGGCGCTCTCCAGCAGGTAGTGCTCGGAGTTGACCCGCAGCCAGCGGGAGAACCTCGCCCTCATGCGGTGCTCACCGGCGCAGCGAGGCGAGGGCGTTCTGCGCGGCGACGGAGATGGGCTCGTTGAGGGCGCCGATCGGCGGTGAGTACACGTTCTCCATGGTGGCGAGGTCCTCGAGTGTGATCCCGGTGCGCACCGCCACCCCGAGGAAGTCGGCGCGCTCCTTGATGCCCTCGCCGCCCACCATCTGGGCCCCGATCAGGCGGTGTCCGGCGGGCTCGGCGAGCAGCTTCACCCGCACCTTCCTCACCCCGGGATAGTAGCGAGCCCGGGAGATGCCGTCGGCCACGCCCATGACGAACGGGATGCCCAGCGCAGTGGCCAGGGTCTCGCCGAAGGAGGCTCCGCCGACCATCCACGTGCCCGCGACCATGCCCCAGGGGACGTAGACGGGCTGGTAGACGCGGCTGCCGCCGGCGGCGTTGGTGCCGGCGACCTTGCCCTGGGCGTAGGCGTGGCTGCCGGTGAGGCACGCGATCGGGACGCGGTTCACGCCGTGGGGAAGCTCGGTGCAGTCACCCGCGGCGAACACCCCCGCCGCCGAGGTGGCCATGCGCTCGTCGACCACCAGCCCCCCGGTCGAGCCCAGCGCCAGTCCCGCCGCGGCCGCCAGCCGGGCGTTGGGCTGCTTGTGCGTGCAGATCACCGCCAGGTCGCACTCGATCTCCCCGGCGGTGGTGCGCACCGCCCGCACCGTGCCCTCGCCGAGGAAGGCCTCGACCCGGGTGCCGAAGTGGGTGGTGATCCCCATCTCCGCCCACGACTCCTCGACCGGCCGCATGATGTCGGGGTCGGCGAGCTCGGCGAGCGCCCAGGGGTGGGGGTCGACGACATGGACGGTGATGCCGCGGTGGGCGAGCGCGGTGATCATCTCCAGCCCCAGCGGCGAGGCCTCGACCACCACCGCGGTCTTCACGGAGTCGAGGACCCTGTCCCACTCCATCGCGCGGCGGATGTTCTTCACGTAGTAGAGGCCGCCGAGGTCGCCTCCGGGCACCCCGGGGTCGGCGTAGTCGAAGCCGGTGGCGAGGATGAGGCGGTCGTAGGGAACGGTGCCCCGACCCTCGACCTGCACCTCGCGCCGGGTGGTGTCGACCGAGCTGACCCGGGTCTCGTAGCAGACATCGATGCCCGCCTTGACGTACGCCTCCTTGGTCTGGAGGAAGAGGGCCTCGAAGCTGGGGATCTCCTTCCCGTGGACGTAGGGGATCCCGCAGGGGCTGTAGGCGACGTCCTCATACTCGGTGAAGACGGTGACGGCCGCCCCCGGATCCGCCTGGCGGGCCGCCCCCGCGGCCCCGATGCCGGCCGCACCACCGCCCACGACGACGATCCTCGTCGGCACGCGACACCCACCTATATGATCGGCCAATTTACGATAATGAACGGCGCGTCTCTTATATAACTCGATCGTGCGGTGCGTCAAGGTGCCCCGTGCACCGCC from Candidatus Dormiibacterota bacterium harbors:
- the serC gene encoding phosphoserine transaminase — protein: MSTASPTDIRIPAELLPADGRFGCGPSKVRPEAVRALADAAADYLGTSHRQKGVRSVVGRIRSGITELLSLPDGYEVLLGNGGTTCFWDAATFGLVERHSQHLSFGEFSSKFASAVAATPHLDAPEVIESAAGTHPEAVARDGVDLYALTHNETSTGVAMEIRRPRGATGLVAVDATSGAGGLRVDPAEFDCYYFAPQKCFAADGGLWVAACSPAAVERIERLKASGRWVPAFLDLGIALENSRLEQTYNTPALATLFLFAEQLGWMLKNGGLEWAAGRSDRSAEILYGWAEGSEYATPFVANPEQRSHVVGTIDLDPRIDAKQVSAVLRANGVVDTDSYRKLGRNQLRIAMFPAIDPDDIAALTACIDHVAAALG
- a CDS encoding citrate synthase, giving the protein MPDTLTVKDNRTGRSYEIPIVHGSIRATDLQQIRVSEEDLSGVVSYDPAFLNTASCISRITYVDGQRGILLYRGYPIEELAEKSSFLETAYLLLHGELPTSAQYSDWTHEITMHTLVHENIKRFMDGFHHDAHPMAMLLSTVGALATFYPEATSIHDPEQRRVSIYRLIAKMPTLAALAYRHSKGFYYVRPDNDLGYAGNFLNMMFKMVEQKYQPVPEIERALDVLFILHADHEQNCSTNAMRSVGSSHPDPYSAAAAAIAALYGQHGGTDEAVLRMLERIGSTANIPDFIARVKAGEEELKGFGHVVYKRQDPRARVMRRMADQVFSVTEGHPLLDTALELEKIALEDEYFVSRGLHPTVDFYSGLIYQALDLPTEMFPILFAIPRTVGWLAQWEEMLLDKEQKIARPRQLYLGEEVREYQRMSERGSTS
- a CDS encoding MSMEG_0572/Sll0783 family nitrogen starvation response protein is translated as MPAKTVHVSRPAEGEVMYNVEEKIFEDIKANPGEKAFIFMHTVPYEGSVGLVNLLTATRLVRKGFDVTVVLYGPGVLMASGTRGWPAVGAEGFPGHLAINNQIKTLLKEGATIYACRFAMGALYGYREDDLIEGVKPFSPLDVLDSALTAWRAGAFQLNTWTV
- a CDS encoding FAD-dependent oxidoreductase — translated: MGGGAAGIGAAGAARQADPGAAVTVFTEYEDVAYSPCGIPYVHGKEIPSFEALFLQTKEAYVKAGIDVCYETRVSSVDTTRREVQVEGRGTVPYDRLILATGFDYADPGVPGGDLGGLYYVKNIRRAMEWDRVLDSVKTAVVVEASPLGLEMITALAHRGITVHVVDPHPWALAELADPDIMRPVEESWAEMGITTHFGTRVEAFLGEGTVRAVRTTAGEIECDLAVICTHKQPNARLAAAAGLALGSTGGLVVDERMATSAAGVFAAGDCTELPHGVNRVPIACLTGSHAYAQGKVAGTNAAGGSRVYQPVYVPWGMVAGTWMVGGASFGETLATALGIPFVMGVADGISRARYYPGVRKVRVKLLAEPAGHRLIGAQMVGGEGIKERADFLGVAVRTGITLEDLATMENVYSPPIGALNEPISVAAQNALASLRR